The following proteins come from a genomic window of Miscanthus floridulus cultivar M001 chromosome 2, ASM1932011v1, whole genome shotgun sequence:
- the LOC136539473 gene encoding uncharacterized protein yields the protein MWSNPKHKDTCVKNQVNRAKVQFHQHTGSRCYIAHAYVTKQEKYKDREPTTIDLFKEMHCSQKSVFCEPVKNAIAAMEAIEVKPMQEGQQSMSSIEIVSKVLPKSSTFLQNVGLPISKPSSRSAVNSQVWLLQAQLEAKEQESAQLKQESAQLKQEVASQAHEIDSLKKEQQETHALLRQLILHFNQGQVTPP from the exons ATGTGGTCCAACCCAAAACACAAG GACACTTGTGTCAAAAACCAAGTTAATCGTGCGAAAGTCCAGTTCCATCAGCATACAGGTTCTCGATGTTACATTGCACATGCCTATGTCACG AAACAAGAAAAATATAAAGACAGAGAGCCCACTACAATTGATTTGTTCAAGGAGATGCATTGCAGCCAGAAAAGTGTTTTTTGTGAGCCTGTCAAAAATGCAATT GCTGCTATGGAAGCAATTGAGGTTAAACCAATGCAAGAAGGCCAGCAGTCGATGTCTTCTATTGAAATTGTTTCCAAGGTGCTGCCGAAGTCAAGCACATTTCTTCAAAATGTGGGGCTGCCAATCTCCAAGCCAAGTAGTAGAAGTGCAGTTAATTCACAGGTGTGGTTGCTACAGGCTCAACTTGAGGCTAAGGAGCAAGAATCTGCGCAACTTAAGCAAGAATCTGCACAACTTAAGCAAGAGGTGGCTAGCCAAGCACATGAAATTGACAGCTTGAAGAAGGAACAACAAGAAACTCATGCCCTCCTTCGACAGCTGATTCTTCACTTCAATCAGGGTCAAGTCACTCCTCCCTAA
- the LOC136539474 gene encoding putative transcriptional regulator tpeD, producing the protein MSTTEGALGEGENSESANLLKRNSDDVGWEYGVLVDPNNKDKVKCKLCKKEMRGGIYRLKQHLAHEGKNVKKCTATTVQAMEAKQKCKKALDEAKRKREEKTVRELELREEVNVSRVGESDEVTCVGSSEPHKLGPMDKWTRAIDPKATKTDSLKQQQLNKELWKERTHEVHKYIARWAYTHAIPFNACDNDEFKQMCEAIGQFGPGLVPPCQDSLRERLLEEEYERTKSLLQEREAEKIKNGCSIMTDAWSDRKRRSIMNLCTNCADGTSFISSKEMSHVSHTSEVIFDLVDKAIEEIGPDNVVQVVTDNASNNMGAKRLLEEKRPHIFWTSCAAHTINLMLQGIGNLTRFKKVVDQAKAFTIFVYGHTRTLECLRYFTEGKEVVRPGVTRFASNFLTLSSMQEKKDQLRKMVVHSRWDSLKDVKSKKGKEATATILSPSFWKDVKLTLTVFEPLVKVLRLVDGDVRPSMGFLYGQLLKAKRQIKEAFGNVEARFKDVIAVIDKKMNGRLDSPLHLTAYLLNPHYSYSDPSIFDQPKISEGFISCVEKFFYHDEDMQHMAANIELKKFQNREGPFSKKLARNFENFDYNPASWWRLYGYETPALQKMATRILSLTSSSSGCERNWSGFEGIHTKKRNRLTTTRLNKLVYIQFNSKLLSKREKMKSNKITEILQSSDTTEAQGFLQEGGDDCALADFRDGEEDEMEGTGIPWSVIGEAVGADEQLELRRSARVRELYEGEEFESEEEEYDDEDVNYSDEEI; encoded by the exons ATGTCTACAACAGAGGGTGCACTAGGTGAGGGAGAAAATAGTGAGTCAGCGAATCTCCTGAAAAGGAATTCGGATGATGTTGGATGGGAGTATGGTGTTCTTGTTGATCCTAACAACAAGGACAAGGTGAAGTGCAAGCTTTGTAAGAAGGAGATGAGAGGAGGGATTTATAGGTTGAAGCAGCATTTGGCTCATGAGGGAAAGAATGTGAAGAAATGCACGGCTACAACAGTGCAGGCCATGGAGGCTAAACAGAAGTGCAAGAAAGCACTAGATGAGGCAAAAAGGAAGAGGGAGGAGAAGACTGTTCGTGAGCTAGAACTTAGAGAGGAAGTTAATGTATCTAGGGTTGGAGAGTCAGATGAAGTCACTTGTGTTGGAAGTTCAGAGCCTCACAAATTAGGACCCATGGACAAATGGACACGTGCTATTGATCCTAAAGCTACCAAGACTGATTCTTTGAAGCAACAGCAGCTGAACAAGGAACTTTGGAAAGAAAGAACACATGAGGTGCATAAGTATATTGCAAGATGGGCCTATACACATG CAATACCTTTCAATGCATGTGACAATGATGAGTTTAAGCAAATGTGTGAAGCAATTGGTCAGTTTGGTCCAGGACTTGTACCTCCATGTCAAGATTCACTTCGAGAGAGATTGTTGGAAGAAGAATATGAAAGAACCAAGAGTCTGCTGCAGGAACGTGAAGCCGAGAAGATAAAAAATGGGTGCTCTATTATGACCGATGCTTGGTCAGATAGGAAGAGGAGAAGCATAATGAATCTGTGCACCAATTGTGCTGATGGAACCTCCTTCATCAGCTCTAAGGAGATGTCACATGTCTCACATACCAGTGAGGTCATCTTTGATCTTGTGGACAAAGCAATTGAAGAGATTGGTCCAGACAATGTGGTGCAAGTAGTGACTGACAATGCCTCTAACAACATGGGAGCAAAGAGGCTATTGGAAGAGAAGAGACCACACATATTTTGGACCTCTTGTGCAGCTCACACAATCAACCTTATGCTCCAAGGAATTGGCAACTTGACTCGGTTCAAGAAAGTGGTTGACCAAGCAAAGGCATTTACCATATTTGTCTACGGCCACACAAGGACATTGGAGTGCTTGAGATACTTCACAGAGGGGAAAGAGGTAGTGAGGCCAGGAGTGACTAGGTTTGCTTCAAACTTTCTCACTTTGAGTAGCATGCAAGAGAAGAAGGACCAGTTAAGGAAGATGGTGGTTCATAGTAGGTGGGActcattgaaggatgtgaaatcaaAGAAAGGAAAAGAGGCAACAGCAACTATATTGAGTCCAAGCTTTTGGAAGGATGTGAAGCTAACATTGACTGTTTTTGAGCCATTGGTCAAAGTCCTCCGTTTGGTTGATGGGGATGTGAGGCCATCCATGGGTTTCCTTTATGGACAACTACTAAAGGCAAAGAGACAGATCAAAGAGGCCTTTGGAAATGTTGAGGCTCGGTTCAAGGATGTAATAGCTGTTATTGACAAGAAGATGAATGGAAGACTTGATTCTCCATTGCATTTGACAGCCTATTTGCTGAATCCTCACTATAGCTATAGTGACCCATCAATCTTTGATCAGCCCAAAATATCAGAAGGGTTTATATCTTGTGTTGAGAAATTTTTTTATCATGATGAGGACATGCAGCATATGGCTGCCAACATTGAACTAAAGAAGTTTCAGAATAGAGAAGGACCCTTTAGCAAGAAGCTTGCTAGGAATTTTGAAAACTTTGATTACAACCCAG CATCATGGTGGAGACTGTATGGATATGAAACACCAGCTTTACAGAAGATGGCTACAAGGATCCTATCTTTGACATCAAGCTCCTCTGGTTGTGAAAGAAATTGGAGTGGGTTTGAAGGG ATACACACTAAGAAGAGGAATAGGCTTACTACAACCCGCCTCAACAAGCTGGTGTATATCCAATTCAACTCCAAGCTGCTTAGTAAGAGAGAAAAGATGAAGTCAAACAAAATCACTGAGATACTTCAGTCTAGTGATACAACTGAAGCTCAAGGTTTTCTCCAAGAGGGTGGGGATGATTGTGCATTAGCTGACTTTAGAGATGGGGAGGAAGATGAGATGGAAGGTACCGGGATACCTTGGTCTGTCATTGGAGAGGCAGTTGGAGCAGATGAACAGCTTGAGCTGCGTAGAAGTGCAAGAGTGAGGGAGCTCTATGAAGGAGAAGAATTTGAGTCTGAAGAAGAAGAGTATGACGATGAGGATGTGAACTACAGTGACGAAGAAATATGA